One Prunus dulcis chromosome 8, ALMONDv2, whole genome shotgun sequence DNA window includes the following coding sequences:
- the LOC117637295 gene encoding germin-like protein subfamily 1 member 7 isoform X2, giving the protein MKGDHFLISTLAILAFATFLASAYDPSPLQDFCVAVKDIKSGLQNPRNTKNPVGSNVTAVNVDNLEGLNTLGISLARIDFAPNGLNPPHTHPRATEILLVLEGTLYVGFVTSNGDGNRLFTKVLNKGDVFVFPIGLIHFQLNVGHVNAVAFAGLSSQNPGVITIANAVFGSKPPINPDVLTKAFQVDNKVVDYLQKQFWYDNN; this is encoded by the exons ATGAAAGGTGATCATTTTCTCATAAGCACTCTTGCCATTTTGGCATTTGCAACGTTCCTTGCCTCTGCCTATGACCCCAGTCCTCTTCAGGACTTCTGCGTAGCAGTTAAGGACATCAAA tctgggcttcaaaatccaagaaatacaaaaaatccGGTTGGTTCAAATGTGACAGCTGTGAATGTGGACAACCTAGAAGGACTGAACACTCTCGGCATATCCTTAGCCCGCATAGACTTTGCACCAAATGGCCTAAACCCTCCTCACACTCACCCTCGTGCCACCGAAATCCTTTTGGTCTTGGAAGGAACACTCTATGTTGGTTTCGTCACATCCAACGGTGATGGCAATCGCCTGTTCACCAAAGTGTTGAACAAGGGAGATGTGTTTGTGTTCCCAATAGGCCTCATTCATTTTCAACTCAATGTGGGACATGTCAACGCTGTAGCCTTTGCTGGGCTTAGCAGCCAGAATCCAGGAGTGATCACCATAGCCAATGCAGTGTTTGGCTCCAAGCCTCCCATCAATCCTGATGTTCTAACCAAGGCCTTCCAAGTTGACAACAAGGTGGTTGACTATCTCCAGAAACAGTTCTGGTACGACAACAATTAG
- the LOC117637328 gene encoding germin-like protein subfamily 1 member 13 isoform X1, translated as MKGDHFLISTLAILAFATFLASAYDPSPLQDFCVAVKDIKSGVFVNGKFCKDPKLANANDFFFSGLQNPRNTKNPVGSNVTAVNVDNLEGLNTLGISLARIDFAPNGLNPPHTHPRATEILLVLEGTLYVGFVTSNGDGNRLFTKVLNKGDVFVFPIGLIHFQLNVGHVNAVAFAGLSSQNPGVITIANAVFGSKPPINPDVLTKAFQVDNKVVDYLQKQFWYDNN; from the exons ATGAAAGGTGATCATTTTCTCATAAGCACTCTTGCCATTTTGGCATTTGCAACGTTCCTTGCCTCTGCCTATGACCCCAGTCCTCTTCAGGACTTCTGCGTAGCAGTTAAGGACATCAAATCTGGAG TGTTTGTGAATGGGAAATTCTGCAAGGATCCAAAGCTTGCCAATGCAaatgatttcttcttttctgggcttcaaaatccaagaaatacaaaaaatccGGTTGGTTCAAATGTGACAGCTGTGAATGTGGACAACCTAGAAGGACTGAACACTCTCGGCATATCCTTAGCCCGCATAGACTTTGCACCAAATGGCCTAAACCCTCCTCACACTCACCCTCGTGCCACCGAAATCCTTTTGGTCTTGGAAGGAACACTCTATGTTGGTTTCGTCACATCCAACGGTGATGGCAATCGCCTGTTCACCAAAGTGTTGAACAAGGGAGATGTGTTTGTGTTCCCAATAGGCCTCATTCATTTTCAACTCAATGTGGGACATGTCAACGCTGTAGCCTTTGCTGGGCTTAGCAGCCAGAATCCAGGAGTGATCACCATAGCCAATGCAGTGTTTGGCTCCAAGCCTCCCATCAATCCTGATGTTCTAACCAAGGCCTTCCAAGTTGACAACAAGGTGGTTGACTATCTCCAGAAACAGTTCTGGTACGACAacaattag
- the LOC117637328 gene encoding germin-like protein subfamily 1 member 7 isoform X3 produces the protein MKGDHFLISTLAILAFATFLASAYDPSPLQDFCVAVKDIKSGVFVNGKFCKDPKLANANDFFFSGLQNPRNTKNPVGSNVTAVNVDNLEGLNTLGISLARIDFAPNGLNPPHTHPRATEGLIHFQLNVGHVNAVAFAGLSSQNPGVITIANAVFGSKPPINPDVLTKAFQVDNKVVDYLQKQFWYDNN, from the exons ATGAAAGGTGATCATTTTCTCATAAGCACTCTTGCCATTTTGGCATTTGCAACGTTCCTTGCCTCTGCCTATGACCCCAGTCCTCTTCAGGACTTCTGCGTAGCAGTTAAGGACATCAAATCTGGAG TGTTTGTGAATGGGAAATTCTGCAAGGATCCAAAGCTTGCCAATGCAaatgatttcttcttttctgggcttcaaaatccaagaaatacaaaaaatccGGTTGGTTCAAATGTGACAGCTGTGAATGTGGACAACCTAGAAGGACTGAACACTCTCGGCATATCCTTAGCCCGCATAGACTTTGCACCAAATGGCCTAAACCCTCCTCACACTCACCCTCGTGCCACCGA AGGCCTCATTCATTTTCAACTCAATGTGGGACATGTCAACGCTGTAGCCTTTGCTGGGCTTAGCAGCCAGAATCCAGGAGTGATCACCATAGCCAATGCAGTGTTTGGCTCCAAGCCTCCCATCAATCCTGATGTTCTAACCAAGGCCTTCCAAGTTGACAACAAGGTGGTTGACTATCTCCAGAAACAGTTCTGGTACGACAacaattag
- the LOC117637295 gene encoding germin-like protein subfamily 1 member 13 isoform X1 — protein sequence MKGDHFLISTLAILAFATFLASAYDPSPLQDFCVAVKDIKSGVFVNGKFCKDPKLANANDFFFSGLQNPRNTKNPVGSNVTAVNVDNLEGLNTLGISLARIDFAPNGLNPPHTHPRATEILLVLEGTLYVGFVTSNGDGNRLFTKVLNKGDVFVFPIGLIHFQLNVGHVNAVAFAGLSSQNPGVITIANAVFGSKPPINPDVLTKAFQVDNKVVDYLQKQFWYDNN from the exons ATGAAAGGTGATCATTTTCTCATAAGCACTCTTGCCATTTTGGCATTTGCAACGTTCCTTGCCTCTGCCTATGACCCCAGTCCTCTTCAGGACTTCTGCGTAGCAGTTAAGGACATCAAATCTGGAG TGTTTGTGAATGGGAAATTCTGCAAGGACCCAAAGCTTGCCAATGCAaatgatttcttcttttctgggcttcaaaatccaagaaatacaaaaaatccGGTTGGTTCAAATGTGACAGCTGTGAATGTGGACAACCTAGAAGGACTGAACACTCTCGGCATATCCTTAGCCCGCATAGACTTTGCACCAAATGGCCTAAACCCTCCTCACACTCACCCTCGTGCCACCGAAATCCTTTTGGTCTTGGAAGGAACACTCTATGTTGGTTTCGTCACATCCAACGGTGATGGCAATCGCCTGTTCACCAAAGTGTTGAACAAGGGAGATGTGTTTGTGTTCCCAATAGGCCTCATTCATTTTCAACTCAATGTGGGACATGTCAACGCTGTAGCCTTTGCTGGGCTTAGCAGCCAGAATCCAGGAGTGATCACCATAGCCAATGCAGTGTTTGGCTCCAAGCCTCCCATCAATCCTGATGTTCTAACCAAGGCCTTCCAAGTTGACAACAAGGTGGTTGACTATCTCCAGAAACAGTTCTGGTACGACAACAATTAG
- the LOC117637328 gene encoding germin-like protein subfamily 1 member 7 isoform X2 — translation MKGDHFLISTLAILAFATFLASAYDPSPLQDFCVAVKDIKSGLQNPRNTKNPVGSNVTAVNVDNLEGLNTLGISLARIDFAPNGLNPPHTHPRATEILLVLEGTLYVGFVTSNGDGNRLFTKVLNKGDVFVFPIGLIHFQLNVGHVNAVAFAGLSSQNPGVITIANAVFGSKPPINPDVLTKAFQVDNKVVDYLQKQFWYDNN, via the exons ATGAAAGGTGATCATTTTCTCATAAGCACTCTTGCCATTTTGGCATTTGCAACGTTCCTTGCCTCTGCCTATGACCCCAGTCCTCTTCAGGACTTCTGCGTAGCAGTTAAGGACATCAAA tctgggcttcaaaatccaagaaatacaaaaaatccGGTTGGTTCAAATGTGACAGCTGTGAATGTGGACAACCTAGAAGGACTGAACACTCTCGGCATATCCTTAGCCCGCATAGACTTTGCACCAAATGGCCTAAACCCTCCTCACACTCACCCTCGTGCCACCGAAATCCTTTTGGTCTTGGAAGGAACACTCTATGTTGGTTTCGTCACATCCAACGGTGATGGCAATCGCCTGTTCACCAAAGTGTTGAACAAGGGAGATGTGTTTGTGTTCCCAATAGGCCTCATTCATTTTCAACTCAATGTGGGACATGTCAACGCTGTAGCCTTTGCTGGGCTTAGCAGCCAGAATCCAGGAGTGATCACCATAGCCAATGCAGTGTTTGGCTCCAAGCCTCCCATCAATCCTGATGTTCTAACCAAGGCCTTCCAAGTTGACAACAAGGTGGTTGACTATCTCCAGAAACAGTTCTGGTACGACAacaattag